Proteins encoded together in one Triticum dicoccoides isolate Atlit2015 ecotype Zavitan chromosome 7B, WEW_v2.0, whole genome shotgun sequence window:
- the LOC119335174 gene encoding putative UDP-rhamnose:rhamnosyltransferase 1, whose product MDAAYSSPMHIVLFPWLAFGHMVPFLELAERLAARGHRVSFVSTPRNISRLPPVVDVHLVALPLPHVDGLPEGAEATTDLPPGKAQLLQKAADGLAGPFGAFLDDGKKPDWLIVDTFHYLAAAAAARRGVPSVMFPIFSSASSALWGVPRVSTAVDPKVGASLAQRFLLTHQSCKMVAKRCCVEFDPDGVPLLPAIFGKPFAPLGLLPPPLRSNGGDDTLVSWLDRQPAKSVLYVALGSEAPLSTELVHELASGLELAGTSFLWALRKPSGVPDDAVLPPGFQDRTKHRGLVAMGMVPQTRVLAHDSVGAFLTHCGWSSVIEAMQYGRPLVMLPFFGDQGPIARLMEGRKVGLPVPRNGKDGSSFEREGVGSAVRAVMVEEEGRCAFAANARKLQQVVADTASHERCIDGFLQQLRFYKE is encoded by the coding sequence ATGGACGCCGCCTACTCGTCGCCGATGCACATCGTCCTCTTCCCGTGGCTTGCGTTCGGTCACATGGTCCCCTTCCTCGAGCTTGCGGAGCGCCTGGCGGCCCGCGGTCACCGCGTCTCCTTCGTCTCAACGCCGCGCAATATCAGCCGCCTCCCGCCCGTCGTGGACGTCCACCTGGTGGCCCTACCGCTCCCCCACGTAGACGGCCTCCCGGAGGGAGCCGAAGCCACCACCGACCTCCCGCCCGGCAAGGCCCAGCTCCTGCAGAAGGCCGCCGACGGCCTCGCCGGGCCATTCGGCGCCTTTCTAGACGACGGCAAGAAGCCGGACTGGCTCATCGTCGACACCTTCCactacctagccgccgccgccgccgcccgccggggcGTGCCGTCCGTGATGTTCCCCATTTTCTCCTCCGCGTCGAGCGCCCTATGGGGCGTGCCGCGCGTGTCGACGGCCGTTGACCCTAAGGTGGGGGCGTCGCTAGCGCAGCGCTTCTTGCTAACCCACCAGAGCTGCAAGATGGTGGCAAAACGGTGCTGCGTGGAGTTCGATCCCGACGGCGTGCCTCTCCTGCCCGCCATCTTCGGCAAGCCGTTCGCCCCTCTCGgcctgctgccgccgcctctgAGGTCCAACGGAGGCGACGACACGCTCGTGTCGTGGCTCGACCGGCAGCCGGCGAAGTCCGTCCTCTACGTCGCGCTGGGAAGCGAAGCGCCGCTGAGCACGGAGCTAGTGCACGAGCTAGCCAGCGGCCTGGAGCTCGCCGGGACGTCGTTCCTCTGGGCCCTGAGGAAGCCCAGCGGCGTCCCCGACGACGCCGTCCTTCCTCCGGGCTTCCAGGACCGCACCAAGCACCGCGGGCTCGTGGCGATGGGGATGGTCCCGCAGACCAGGGTGCTGGCGCACGACTCCGTCGGCGCGTTCCTGACGCACTGCGGGTGGAGCTCGGTCATCGAGGCGATGCAGTATGGACGCCCCCTTGTCATGCTGCCATTCTTCGGAGACCAAGGACCGATTGCTCGGCTCATGGAGGGGAGGAAGGTTGGATTGCCGGTGCCAAGGAACGGAAAGGATGGATCGTCTTTTGAGCGGGAAGGCGTCGGGTCTGCGGTCCGGGCCGTCATGGTGGAGGAAGAAGGTAGATGTGCCTTTGCCGCCAATGCCAGGAAGTTGCAACAGGTTGTCGCCGACACTGCAAGCCATGAGCGCTGCATTGATGGCTTCCTTCAGCAATTACGATTCTACAAAGAGTAG